A genomic segment from Kyrpidia tusciae DSM 2912 encodes:
- the serA gene encoding phosphoglycerate dehydrogenase: MFKILVSDAISEEGLKKLMDAPDVQVDIRPGLPPEELKALIGEYDALLVRSQTKVTADLLAGARNLKAVGRAGVGVDNIDIEAATRRGIIVVNAPDGNTISTAEHTFAMLMALARNIPQAYASIQSGKWDRKSFVGVELRGKTLGIVGLGRIGTEVAKRAMAFGMTVLAYDPFLTRERADQLGVESVSVDDICRRADFITVHTPLTKETRHMISGPQFALMKKGVRILNCARGGIIDEKALLAALEDGTVGGAALDVFEEEPPKDNPLLASNRVIATPHLGASTVEAQINVAIDVGEEILNILHDRPFKNAVNLPSLPAEVMRAVQPYLALGEKLGQLISQIAAGRLYAIEVTYGGAVAEREVAPVSRTILKGILSYHHGDEVNYVNAPFIAETLGIKVTETKTGRHKVFNDWISVQLTTDEGTHSAAGTLFNGLGPRIVQIDGYSVDVAPQGTLLITRHIDQPGIIGQVGSLLGAAGVNIAAMQVGRKELGGQAVMVLAVDKPVDAETLANIGQVPGILAVRDVSL; the protein is encoded by the coding sequence GTGTTCAAGATTCTTGTCAGCGATGCAATTTCCGAAGAGGGGCTCAAAAAACTGATGGACGCCCCCGATGTGCAAGTGGACATTCGCCCGGGGCTGCCCCCGGAAGAACTCAAGGCGCTGATCGGCGAATATGACGCCCTTTTGGTCCGGAGCCAGACCAAAGTCACCGCCGACCTGTTGGCCGGCGCCCGCAATCTCAAGGCTGTGGGCCGGGCCGGAGTGGGGGTGGACAACATCGACATTGAGGCGGCCACCCGCCGGGGGATCATCGTCGTCAACGCCCCGGACGGGAACACGATTTCTACAGCGGAACACACCTTTGCCATGCTGATGGCCCTGGCGCGAAACATCCCTCAGGCCTACGCATCAATCCAATCGGGCAAGTGGGACCGGAAGTCTTTTGTCGGCGTAGAGCTCAGGGGGAAGACCCTGGGGATCGTTGGCCTCGGCCGCATCGGCACCGAAGTGGCCAAGCGGGCCATGGCCTTCGGAATGACGGTGCTGGCCTACGACCCGTTCCTCACCAGGGAGAGGGCCGATCAACTGGGCGTCGAATCGGTCTCGGTGGACGACATCTGCCGCCGGGCGGATTTTATCACCGTCCACACCCCCCTCACCAAAGAAACGCGGCACATGATCTCCGGGCCGCAGTTCGCCTTGATGAAAAAGGGCGTTCGCATCCTCAACTGCGCCCGGGGCGGGATCATCGATGAGAAGGCGCTGCTCGCCGCCTTAGAAGACGGAACCGTGGGGGGGGCCGCCCTGGACGTTTTCGAAGAAGAGCCGCCGAAAGACAATCCGCTTCTGGCGTCAAACCGAGTCATTGCCACCCCTCACCTGGGAGCTTCTACGGTGGAAGCCCAGATCAACGTGGCCATCGACGTCGGCGAAGAAATTTTGAATATCCTGCACGACCGGCCTTTTAAGAACGCGGTGAATCTCCCATCCCTCCCCGCCGAAGTGATGCGGGCCGTTCAACCTTACCTGGCCCTAGGGGAAAAACTGGGCCAATTGATCAGCCAGATCGCCGCGGGTCGCCTTTACGCCATCGAAGTCACCTACGGCGGCGCGGTGGCAGAACGGGAGGTCGCCCCGGTGTCCCGGACGATCCTAAAAGGAATTCTCAGCTATCATCACGGGGACGAAGTCAATTACGTGAACGCCCCCTTTATCGCGGAAACGTTGGGCATCAAGGTGACGGAGACCAAAACCGGCCGGCATAAAGTGTTCAACGACTGGATTTCTGTCCAGCTCACCACAGACGAAGGCACTCACAGTGCCGCCGGGACCTTATTTAACGGCCTCGGGCCGCGGATCGTCCAAATCGACGGCTATTCCGTGGACGTAGCGCCCCAGGGAACCCTGCTCATCACCCGGCATATCGACCAACCGGGCATCATCGGCCAAGTCGGCAGCCTTCTCGGCGCCGCCGGCGTCAATATTGCCGCCATGCAGGTCGGACGCAAGGAACTCGGCGGGCAGGCGGTGATGGTCCTCGCCGTGGACAAACCGGTGGATGCGGAGACCCTGGCGAACATCGGCCAAGTCCCGGGTATTCTGGCGGTGCGGGACGTGTCATTGTGA
- a CDS encoding thiazole synthase: METQVENDELIIGGRTFRSRLFLGTGKFSDLDVQSRAVEVSGAEVLTFAVRRLNLDRPDEPNFLERLDLQRFTLLPNTAGASDAEEAVRIARLAKASGLCDMIKVEVVGNPKTLLPDPVETLKATEVLVKEGFIVLPYISDDPILAKRLEEVGAAAVMPGAAPIGTGLGILNPYHLSYIVEEAKVPVIVDAGIGSPADVALAMELGADGILLNTAVSGAKDPVLMAEAMRLAVEAGRKGYLAGRVAKKRYASASSPVEGMVGR, translated from the coding sequence ATGGAGACGCAGGTGGAGAATGACGAGTTAATCATCGGAGGGCGGACCTTTCGCTCCCGGTTGTTTTTGGGGACGGGAAAATTTTCAGACTTAGATGTACAAAGTCGCGCGGTGGAGGTTTCGGGGGCTGAAGTCCTGACTTTCGCGGTGCGGCGATTGAATCTGGATCGCCCGGATGAACCCAATTTTTTGGAACGGCTCGACCTCCAGCGGTTCACCCTGCTGCCCAACACCGCCGGGGCCTCGGACGCCGAAGAAGCGGTGCGGATTGCCCGGCTTGCGAAGGCGTCGGGGCTGTGCGACATGATCAAGGTGGAGGTGGTGGGCAACCCCAAGACCCTGCTCCCGGATCCCGTGGAGACCCTTAAGGCGACCGAAGTGCTGGTGAAAGAGGGGTTTATCGTCCTGCCCTATATATCGGACGACCCAATCTTGGCCAAGCGCTTGGAGGAAGTGGGGGCGGCGGCGGTGATGCCCGGCGCGGCCCCGATTGGAACGGGGTTGGGGATTTTGAATCCGTATCACTTGAGCTACATCGTGGAGGAGGCAAAGGTCCCGGTGATCGTGGACGCCGGAATCGGTTCCCCCGCGGACGTGGCCCTGGCGATGGAGCTCGGGGCGGATGGGATTTTGTTGAACACCGCCGTCTCCGGGGCCAAGGACCCGGTCCTGATGGCCGAAGCGATGCGCCTGGCGGTGGAAGCCGGTCGGAAGGGGTATCTGGCCGGTCGAGTGGCGAAGAAACGGTACGCGAGCGCCAGCAGTCCAGTGGAAGGCATGGTGGGCCGATGA
- the thiS gene encoding sulfur carrier protein ThiS, with amino-acid sequence MKLHVNGQWKEVPGVKTVAEVLHHFHLADRMVVVELNREIIPREQYDIQAVRDGDHMEIVHFVGGG; translated from the coding sequence ATGAAATTGCATGTCAACGGGCAGTGGAAAGAGGTCCCCGGCGTGAAAACGGTCGCCGAAGTGCTGCATCATTTTCACCTCGCTGACCGCATGGTGGTGGTCGAGCTCAACCGAGAGATCATCCCCCGGGAACAGTACGATATCCAGGCGGTGCGAGACGGCGATCACATGGAAATCGTTCATTTTGTGGGTGGGGGTTAA
- the thiE gene encoding thiamine phosphate synthase has translation MVKQIHGLYAITDRRFYRGRSLEEVAGDWLAGGVTCIQLREKDLNTRELLEAGRVLRRMTRAAGALLIVNDRVDVAMALDADGVHLGQGDLPIRAAREILGEGRIIGVSTHNVEEAREAAIQGANYIGVGPMRATTTKTDTKPVVGIAGLRRIRQAVDLPIIAIGGIRLEDAEELAAAGADGLAVIRGLVDTEDILERAKAFVQAILRGRQRREGRG, from the coding sequence ATGGTGAAACAGATCCACGGCCTGTATGCGATCACCGATCGGCGATTTTACCGCGGCCGGTCCTTGGAAGAAGTGGCAGGGGATTGGTTGGCCGGCGGAGTGACCTGTATTCAGCTGCGGGAAAAAGATCTGAACACTCGGGAGTTGCTGGAGGCTGGACGGGTGCTCAGGCGGATGACCCGGGCAGCAGGCGCCCTGTTGATCGTCAATGACCGGGTGGATGTGGCCATGGCCCTGGACGCGGATGGGGTCCACCTCGGCCAGGGGGATTTGCCGATCCGAGCGGCTCGGGAGATTCTGGGGGAGGGCCGCATCATCGGAGTCTCCACTCATAATGTGGAGGAGGCCCGGGAGGCGGCGATTCAGGGGGCGAATTATATCGGGGTTGGTCCGATGCGGGCGACGACCACGAAAACGGACACCAAGCCGGTGGTAGGGATCGCCGGGTTGCGCCGGATCCGGCAGGCGGTGGACCTTCCTATCATCGCCATCGGCGGCATTCGACTGGAGGATGCCGAGGAGCTGGCGGCGGCCGGGGCGGATGGTTTAGCGGTCATCCGGGGGCTTGTCGACACGGAGGATATTCTGGAAAGGGCCAAAGCGTTTGTGCAGGCCATCCTCAGGGGCCGACAAAGGAGGGAGGGGAGAGGATGA
- a CDS encoding CoA-binding protein gives MFQNPTDQELAELLKTSKTVAVVGLSDNPDRPSYEVASYLQSQGYEIIPVNPRIDRSLGRKAHPSLREVEGPVDIVDVFRRGEEVDELVGQAVQVGAKVLWMQLGVVNEQAAKRAQEAGLTVVMDRCMKIEHRRLLGAAEL, from the coding sequence GTGTTTCAGAATCCGACGGACCAAGAATTGGCGGAGTTGTTGAAAACCTCGAAGACCGTGGCGGTGGTGGGACTGTCCGATAACCCCGATCGGCCGAGTTATGAGGTCGCGTCCTATCTGCAGTCCCAAGGCTATGAGATCATTCCCGTCAATCCGCGAATCGACCGGAGTTTGGGACGGAAAGCCCATCCCTCCCTCCGGGAGGTGGAGGGCCCGGTGGATATTGTGGATGTATTCCGCCGGGGTGAAGAGGTGGATGAACTGGTGGGCCAAGCGGTGCAGGTCGGCGCAAAAGTGCTGTGGATGCAGCTTGGAGTCGTCAATGAGCAGGCGGCGAAGCGGGCTCAGGAAGCGGGTTTAACGGTGGTCATGGACCGGTGCATGAAGATCGAACACCGGCGACTTTTGGGCGCGGCGGAACTCTGA
- a CDS encoding YhcN/YlaJ family sporulation lipoprotein yields the protein MTEDGTQRPEEVQTPPGEQADKAPAPRPQQAPQQAGKPASPSPPDTVMRQMNDAARRVPGVEGSTVVLVGRTALVGVDLDHKITGSKIDSIKQSVKEAVERTDGGYRVAVTADVDLVARLRDIASGVQQGRPVSTFTDEIADILSRLLPET from the coding sequence ATGACCGAGGACGGGACTCAGCGACCCGAAGAGGTACAAACGCCGCCAGGGGAACAGGCCGATAAAGCCCCCGCCCCACGGCCGCAACAGGCCCCTCAGCAGGCCGGAAAGCCCGCGAGCCCCTCGCCCCCGGACACGGTGATGCGCCAGATGAACGACGCTGCCCGCCGGGTTCCCGGCGTCGAAGGCTCGACCGTGGTGCTGGTCGGGCGGACGGCCCTGGTTGGCGTCGATCTCGACCACAAAATCACCGGCTCCAAAATCGACTCTATTAAACAGTCCGTCAAAGAAGCCGTGGAACGAACGGACGGCGGCTACCGGGTGGCGGTCACCGCCGACGTGGACTTGGTGGCCCGGCTCCGGGACATCGCGAGCGGCGTCCAACAAGGAAGGCCGGTGTCGACCTTCACGGACGAAATCGCCGACATTCTCAGCCGCCTGCTGCCCGAAACTTAG
- a CDS encoding ATP-binding protein, with the protein MIRNSIVSKLWLTIAGLVVVVLGLLSMYLEQMIDTYLYQVQAQAFQNRADYIAATLRTGSPEASVVAENLARQAGASLYVLGTPGQDPTAEAVWSRLTVDERSKLLAGDDVIPPSRSFMQDVPQFRGHSNNLWIVVPLARQGDAVRLMLLTQPLAPSQEAMTQIQHSIFYAGGLAIIMTTGFAFVLSKNLSRPLVQMNEVAERMARGDFHGKVRVVTGDEVGRLGITLNKLAHDLEENIKALSKEKEQLANILASLADGVVSADLTGKVLLANPPARRWLRALSMAEEGQPSENRLPSQLFEVEQKVIETKEAQQREVVGQGRTMAITMAPLYEPGSQALRGVVAVLRDITEQLNIERMRRDFVANVSHELRTPLSMLQGYSEALVDDFIDDPEQRRELAEIILEETLRMRRLVNDLLDLAQLESGRFVMKRQPVDVRPLIQKIWRKFSALAQERKLTFHLEMQVDDPVIVDADVDRLEQVLTNLIDNAFRHTQPPGSVTIRFSVSQDTARIAVEDQGAGIPPEDIPYIWERFYKVDKARTRNRGGTGLGLAIARNIVLQHDGDITVESRLGKGTTFTVLLPLCQGQRQG; encoded by the coding sequence GTGATCCGAAACAGTATTGTTTCAAAGCTCTGGCTCACCATTGCCGGTTTGGTGGTGGTGGTGCTGGGGCTCTTGTCCATGTACTTGGAACAGATGATTGACACCTACTTGTATCAAGTGCAAGCTCAGGCTTTTCAGAATCGCGCCGATTATATTGCCGCAACCCTTCGCACGGGCAGTCCCGAAGCCTCGGTGGTCGCCGAGAACCTGGCCCGACAGGCGGGGGCCAGCTTGTACGTGCTCGGGACGCCGGGTCAGGATCCCACGGCCGAGGCGGTGTGGAGTCGCTTGACGGTCGATGAGCGGTCGAAATTGTTGGCCGGAGACGATGTGATTCCCCCGAGCCGATCGTTTATGCAGGACGTTCCGCAGTTTCGCGGCCACTCAAACAATCTGTGGATCGTCGTTCCCTTGGCCCGTCAGGGAGATGCGGTTCGATTGATGCTTCTCACCCAGCCTCTCGCCCCCAGCCAGGAGGCGATGACCCAGATTCAGCATTCGATTTTTTATGCCGGGGGTCTGGCCATCATCATGACCACGGGTTTTGCCTTTGTCCTTTCGAAAAATCTCTCCCGCCCCCTGGTCCAGATGAATGAGGTGGCCGAGCGGATGGCCCGGGGGGATTTTCACGGGAAAGTCCGGGTTGTCACCGGAGATGAGGTCGGGCGTTTGGGCATTACCCTCAACAAATTGGCGCACGATCTGGAAGAAAATATCAAAGCGTTGTCCAAGGAGAAGGAACAGTTGGCCAACATCCTGGCGAGTTTGGCCGATGGGGTGGTGTCTGCCGATCTTACGGGGAAGGTGCTGCTGGCCAATCCCCCGGCCCGGCGCTGGTTGCGGGCGTTATCGATGGCAGAAGAAGGCCAGCCTTCGGAGAACCGTCTGCCCAGTCAACTGTTCGAGGTTGAACAAAAGGTGATCGAGACGAAAGAAGCGCAGCAGCGGGAGGTGGTGGGACAAGGCCGAACGATGGCCATCACCATGGCCCCTTTGTATGAGCCGGGATCCCAAGCATTGCGGGGGGTAGTGGCGGTGTTGCGGGATATCACCGAGCAACTGAACATTGAGCGGATGCGCCGGGATTTCGTCGCCAATGTCTCCCATGAACTGCGCACCCCTTTGTCGATGCTTCAAGGCTACAGCGAGGCGCTGGTGGACGATTTTATCGACGACCCGGAGCAACGCCGGGAACTGGCGGAGATCATCTTGGAAGAAACGCTGCGCATGCGCCGGCTGGTGAACGACCTGCTGGATCTGGCCCAACTGGAGTCCGGGCGGTTCGTGATGAAACGACAACCTGTGGATGTGCGGCCCTTGATCCAAAAGATTTGGCGGAAGTTCTCGGCTCTGGCCCAGGAAAGGAAACTGACCTTTCACTTGGAAATGCAGGTGGATGACCCGGTGATTGTCGATGCCGATGTGGATCGATTGGAACAAGTCCTGACGAACCTCATCGACAACGCTTTTCGGCACACCCAGCCTCCGGGTTCTGTAACGATTCGTTTTAGTGTGAGCCAGGACACGGCGAGGATTGCGGTGGAAGACCAGGGGGCCGGCATCCCCCCTGAGGACATTCCTTACATTTGGGAGCGGTTTTACAAAGTGGACAAGGCCCGTACCCGGAATCGAGGAGGCACGGGCCTGGGGCTTGCCATCGCTCGGAATATCGTCCTTCAGCACGATGGGGATATTACGGTGGAGAGCCGGCTCGGGAAGGGGACGACGTTCACCGTTTTGCTGCCCCTTTGCCAGGGGCAGCGCCAGGGCTAA
- a CDS encoding response regulator transcription factor, whose translation MNPVKILVVDDEERIRRLVRMYLERNGFEVEEAEDGRTALEMALANDYAVIVLDLMLPELDGREVCAQLRKQKDTPVIMLTAAGDEMNRIHGFELGADDYVVKPFSPRELVMRVKALIKRVHQGPAEHELTQVFTFPHLTINLESRKVTADGQDVSLTPKEYELLCYLAQRPEKVFTREELLRDVWNYQFYGDQRTVDTHIKRLREKLGKASQPAAAMIVTVWGVGYKFEVAE comes from the coding sequence ATGAACCCGGTCAAGATTCTTGTGGTGGATGATGAGGAGCGGATTCGTCGTCTCGTGAGGATGTATCTGGAGCGAAACGGATTCGAAGTGGAGGAGGCGGAGGACGGCCGCACCGCCCTGGAGATGGCATTGGCCAACGATTACGCGGTGATTGTCCTCGACCTGATGCTGCCGGAGTTGGATGGACGGGAGGTCTGCGCCCAACTTCGCAAACAAAAGGACACCCCGGTGATCATGTTGACCGCCGCCGGGGACGAGATGAATCGCATCCACGGCTTTGAACTCGGTGCGGACGATTATGTGGTCAAACCCTTCAGTCCGAGGGAATTGGTCATGCGGGTGAAGGCGCTCATCAAGCGGGTGCACCAGGGACCTGCCGAGCACGAGTTAACCCAGGTGTTTACGTTCCCGCACCTGACCATCAATCTCGAATCCCGGAAAGTGACGGCAGACGGGCAGGATGTCAGCCTGACGCCGAAAGAATACGAGCTTCTGTGTTACTTGGCCCAGCGGCCGGAGAAGGTGTTCACCCGGGAAGAACTGCTGCGGGATGTCTGGAATTATCAGTTCTACGGGGACCAACGCACGGTGGATACACATATCAAACGGCTCCGGGAAAAGCTGGGGAAGGCGTCTCAGCCGGCGGCCGCGATGATCGTCACCGTCTGGGGTGTGGGCTATAAGTTCGAGGTGGCAGAGTGA
- a CDS encoding pseudouridine synthase, with product MKERLQKVIAGAGLTSRRKAEQWIAQGRVRVNGRVVVEQGFKVDPEVDRIEVDGRSVAIPDRTVCFLFYKPIGVVTTLHDPQGRPAVADYVRDLPKRVFPVGRLDINSSGLLLLTNDGELAHRLMHPRFGVEKTYRVAVRGYLDNPGIRRLETGIVLDGVRTAPARVRLWGRGRERSEFDITLHEGRNRQVRRMCKAVGHPVLELTRIQYGNLTIDGLAPGEIRPLTEEEERILRQLVAAGQKPR from the coding sequence GTGAAGGAACGGCTACAAAAGGTGATTGCCGGGGCGGGGTTAACCTCCCGACGAAAGGCGGAACAATGGATTGCCCAGGGTCGGGTGCGGGTGAACGGTCGGGTCGTGGTGGAACAGGGGTTCAAGGTGGATCCGGAAGTGGACCGCATTGAAGTAGATGGGCGTTCCGTGGCCATCCCCGACCGTACGGTCTGTTTTTTGTTCTACAAACCGATCGGGGTGGTCACCACCTTGCACGACCCCCAGGGCCGGCCGGCGGTGGCCGATTATGTCCGCGATCTTCCCAAACGGGTGTTTCCCGTCGGGCGTCTGGATATCAACAGTTCCGGGCTTTTGTTATTGACGAATGACGGGGAATTGGCCCATCGCCTGATGCATCCGCGATTCGGGGTGGAGAAAACGTACCGGGTGGCGGTGAGAGGATATCTGGACAATCCAGGGATACGGAGGCTGGAGACAGGCATTGTCCTCGATGGGGTGAGGACGGCGCCGGCTCGGGTGCGGCTGTGGGGTAGGGGGAGGGAGAGGTCGGAGTTTGACATCACCCTTCATGAAGGGCGAAATCGCCAGGTGAGGCGCATGTGCAAAGCGGTGGGGCACCCGGTTTTGGAGTTGACCCGGATCCAATATGGGAATCTTACCATAGATGGGCTTGCGCCCGGGGAGATTCGTCCGCTGACCGAGGAGGAAGAGAGGATTTTGCGACAATTGGTCGCTGCCGGGCAGAAACCCCGGTGA
- a CDS encoding spore maturation protein: protein MNGFFALSAWMLPTFFVGTVLWAALRRVPVYETFVAGAKDGFETAVRIIPHLVGMMVAIRVFRDSGALEWITGLVAQWISGIFPAEVLPMLFLRPISGTGSLTYMIDVLRTHGGDSWPGRLASTIQGSTDTTLYVITVYFGSVGIRKVRYALKVGLLSDLVSAAASAVAVWVVFGPPG, encoded by the coding sequence ATGAACGGGTTTTTCGCTCTCTCGGCGTGGATGTTGCCGACTTTTTTCGTGGGGACGGTCCTGTGGGCGGCTCTGCGCCGGGTACCGGTGTATGAAACTTTTGTGGCGGGCGCAAAAGATGGATTCGAGACAGCGGTTCGCATCATCCCGCATCTGGTTGGCATGATGGTGGCCATCCGGGTGTTTCGCGATTCCGGGGCCCTGGAGTGGATCACGGGTCTTGTGGCCCAATGGATATCGGGGATTTTCCCCGCCGAAGTGCTTCCGATGTTATTTTTGCGGCCGATCTCCGGGACGGGGTCCCTCACCTATATGATTGATGTGCTGCGAACCCATGGCGGGGATTCGTGGCCAGGCCGTTTGGCTTCAACCATTCAAGGGAGCACAGATACCACTTTGTACGTCATCACCGTGTATTTTGGCAGCGTGGGGATCCGGAAGGTTCGCTATGCCCTGAAGGTGGGGCTGTTGTCCGATCTGGTCAGTGCCGCCGCATCGGCGGTGGCCGTCTGGGTGGTTTTCGGACCGCCGGGATGA